The DNA window GCGCGCCAAGCTCAAGAAGGACAAGCGCATCATGATCAGCTTCGACGAGTGGAACATCTGGTACCAGCACCGCGCCGAGTCCCGCCCGCCGAGCGGCGACGACTGGCCCGTGGCCCCGGTGTTGCTCGAGGACACCTACAGCGCCATGGACGCGGTGGTCTTCGGCAACCTGCTGATCTCCCTGCTGCGCCACAGCGACCGCGTCGCCTCCGCCTCGCTCGCCCAGCTGGTCAACGTGATCGCCCCGATCATGACCGCGCCGGGCGGGGCGAGCTGGAAGCAGACCACCTTCCACCCCTTCGCCCTCACCTCCGCGCACGCCCGCGGCGAGGTGCTCGACGTGCGCCTGGACGCGCCGTCCTTCGAGAACACCCGCTTCGGCACCAGCTCGGCGGCCGACGCGGTCGCCACCTGGGACGAGGAGTCCGGCGACCTGGCCGTGTTCGTGGTCAACCGCGGCAACCAGGACGCGCTCGACCTCGACGCCGACCTCTCCGCCTTCGGCGATCTCGAGCTGGTCGAGGCCCTCACCCTGCACCACGAGGACCCCTACGCCGCCAACACCGAGTCCGCCCCGGAGACCGTGGTCCCGCAGGCGAACGACACCATCCGTCTCGACGGGGGCCGGCTCGTCGGCTCCCTGCCCGAGATCTCCTGGTCGATCGTGCGTCTCACCCGCACCTCGGCCTGACCCCGACTGCCCCCTCGGCCGGCCGTGGCCGACGGGGCCCAGGGACCGACGGACCCGCCTGCTCCTCGTCGACCGGCGGGTCCGTCGACCCGTATCCAGCCCTCTCTGCTCCAGGAGAACCCATGACCGACTCCGCCCCCGCACCCACCCTCGCCTCCGGCCTCGTCGGCGCGCTGACGCCCACCCACGCCCGGACCAGCGGCTCCACCGGCCCGTCGGCCGCCCCCACCGACGGCCCCGCCCGCGTGGTCATCGACCTCGACCTGCCCGGCGCGACCATCAGCCGCCACCTCTACGGCCATTTCGCCGAGCACCTCGGGCGCTGCATCTACGAGGGCTTCTACGTGGGCGAGGACTCCGAGATCCCCAACACCCGCGGCATCCGCGATGACGTGGTCGAGGCGCTGCGCGCCCTGCAGATCCCGAACCTGCGCTGGCCCGGCGGCTGCTTCGCCGACGACTACCACTGGAAGGACGGCATCGGCCCGCGCGAGCAGCGCCCCCGGATGGTCAACTCCCACTGGGGCGACATCGTGGAGGACAACTCCTTCGGCACCCACGAGTTCATGGACCTCGTCGAGCTGCTCGGCACCGAGGCGTACGTCAACGGCAACGTCGGCTCCGGCACCGTCGCCGAGATGAGCGAGTGGATCGAGTACCTCACCCGTGCGGACGACTCCCCGATGGCGTCGCTGCGCCGTGAGAACGGGCGCGACGAGCCGTGGAAGGTGCCCTTCTTCGGCATCGGCAACGAGGCCTGGGGCTGCGGCGGCAACATGCGCGCCGAGGACTACGCGGCGCTCGCCCGCCAGTACGCCACCTATGTGCGGGACCACGCCGGCAACGAGGTCACCCGCATCGCCGCCGGCGCCAGCGACCACGACTACGCCTGGACCGAGGCGCTCATGCAGGCCATGAAGGGTCTCGAGAAGCGCGAGGGCCAGGCCGGGCCCTTCCAGGCCATCTCGATGCACTACTACACGATGTCCGGCCCCTGGCAGGACAAGGGCAGCGCCACCGAGTTCACCGACGAGGAGTGGTACCTGACCCTCTCGCGCGCCGCCCACGCCGAGGAGCTCGTGGCGCGCCACGCGACCGTCATGGATCACTACGACCCGCACAAGAAGGTGGGTCTGGTGTTCGACGAGTGGGGCACCTGGTGGAACGTGGAGCCCGGCACGAATCCCGGCTTCCTGTACCAGCAGAACACCGTGCGCGACGCGCTCGTGGCCTCGATCCACTTCGACGGCTTCCACCGTCACGCGGATCGCCTGCTCATGGCCAACATCGCCCAGACCGTCAACGTGCTGCAGGCGATGATCCTCACCGATCCCGATACCGGTGCGCTCGTGCTCACCCCCACGTACCACGTGTTCGCGATGAACGCCGGGCACCAGGACGCCCGTGCGCTCGCCGCCCACGTGCTGCTGCCCGAGGAGGTCGCCGAGGTCGACGGCCGCGCGCTGCCGATGATCTCCGCCTCGGCCTCCACCACCGGGTCGACGGCGCTGGTCTCGCTGTCCAACCTGGACGTCGCCGAGGAGCGCACGCTCGTGCTGGACCTCCGCGGCCGCTCCGTCACGGGGCACACGGCGACGGTGCTCACCGGCGCGAGCTCCGCCGCGCACAACACCCCTGAGCAGCCCGACGCCGTGGCTCCGACCGAGCTCGCCGACGTTCGCGAGCTCGAGCAGGAGGGTCGTCTGGAGATCACCCTGCCGCCGCACTCCTTCGCGACCGTGGAGCTGCAGCTGGGGGAGTGAGTGCGTCGGCATGGTCGGCTGCTGGCGCCCAGGCGGGCTCTGCGGAGCCATGGGCATACTGCCCGCCCTGTCGCCTGTACCCGACCGGCCGACGCCCCGCGGAGCTCAGCCCAGCGCCGGCTCCGCCTCGGCCTCGTCCACGTGAACCTCGCGGGCGTCGACGTGGCGACCTGCCAGTGGGGGCCCGAGGGCGTCCCGCCCCGCGGAGACGTCGCGCTCTGCCATGGAACGCCCTGGTCGACAGAGGTCTGAGCCCCGATCGCACGGGCTCTCAGCGCGCGGTACCGCGTCCATCGGTGGGACATGCCGGGCTACGGGCGCTCCGCCCCGGCCCCTGGTCGGGGCGCTGGGGGATCTTCGGTGCCCCGTCGCGGTCGGCTGGGGTGAGAGGGACCCCTGGATCCCCGCCCGACAGGCGGCGCGGCTCCGTCGCCTCCTGCCCGGGGATCCACCCGGCGTGGTGCTCTCAGGCGTCGGGCATCCCGCCCTCTCGAAACACGCGATGCGGTGCTGACCTCCATCGACGAATGGCTCCGGAGCCGAATTCAACCAAGGGGTTGACCAAGGATCTCCCGCAGAGTAGCGTCCCTGTCATCAACCACTCGGTGGAGAAAGGGAGGGATGGACGACGACAGCTTGTCGAGGGCCTTCGCGGCCCTCTCCGACCCCACCCGGCGGGACCTCGTCTCGCGTCTCACCCTCGGTGACGCCACCGTCGGCGAGCTCGCCGCTCCCTATGACATGTCCCTGCAGGCCGTGAGCAAGCACATCACGGTCCTCGCCGCGGCGGGCCTCGTCACCCGCCGTCGCGACGCCCAGCGGCGCCCCGTTCACCTCGATGCCGAGGTGCTGGGGGAGCTGACGCGATGGATCGATCGCCATCGCCTCGCCGCCGAGGCGCGGATGTCCCGCCTCGACGACATACTGCACGACTCGAGCAGTGCCGACACCACGGAGCGCACGCCATGAGCATCACCGAGCATCTGACCACCGCCACCATCGAGGCCGACCCCGAACTCCCGCTCATCCGCATCACCCGGGACTTCGCCACCTCTCCGGGTCGCCTGCTGCGCGCCCACACCGACCCGGAGCTGTACGCGCAGTGGGTGGGGCCGGAGTCCCTCTCCACCCGGATCGACCGCTGGGATGCCCGCACCGGCGGGGCCTGGGCGTTCACCAACATCGACCGTGACAGCGGCGAGAAGTACTCCTTCCATGGCAGCTTCCACGAGGTCGCCGAAGGCCGCATCGTCCAGACCTTCACCTTCGACGGCTGGCCCGAAGGCGTCTCCTTGGAGACGACGCGGTTCGAGGATCTCGGCGACGGCTGGACCCGGATGCTCAGCACGTCGCTCTTCGACTCCTTCGAAGGTCGCGGTCAGATGCTCGGCAGCGGCATGGAGGTCGGGATCAACGAGGGCTACGCCGCGCTCGATGCGCTCCTGGCCTCCGGCACCGCTCCCGGAGCCTCCTGATGAGCGGCTCCCTGACCCAGCTGCCTCCCGCGGAGAAGTACCGCGAGATCGCCGCCGGGTTCACGGCGGCCGTCGCCGGCGTCACCGACTGGGACGCGCCGACGCCGGTCGCCGAGTGGTGCGCCCGGGACGTGGTGGGACACCTGGTCACGTGGCTGCCGGAGATGATCCAGGGCGGATCGGACGTCCGCTTCGCGGAGGGGCCGACGGCCGACGAGGACCCCGTCGGCGCCTGGGCTCATCTCGACGGCCAGCTCCGTGCCCTCTTCGCCGACCCGGAGTCGGGCCGACACCTGCACTCCAACCCCCACACGGGGTCCGACCGGCCGGTGCCCGAGGTGATCGACCAGTTCTTCACGGGCGACGTCTTCTTCCACACCTGGGATCTCGCGCGCTCCTCCGGTCAGGACGACCGCCTCGACCCCGGCATGGTCCACGACGCCTACACGGGGATGAGTGCGGCCGAGGAGCACCTGCGCCCCACCGGCCAGTTCGGGCAGCAGCAGCCGGTCCCGGCCGACGCCACCGAGCAGGAGCGGCTGTTCGCGTTCCTCGGCCGCGACCCCCGCTGGACTCCGCCAGGGGCGTGACCGGGGCGCTCGAGCCGCCGTCCCACGGAGCGGACCGTGTGCCCCGAATCACCCTGGGAATGCGGTGTCCGGATAGGCTTTCGGGATGTTCACGAATCTCTCGGCCGGCGCACTCGGCCTCTCCCTCGACCATCCCGCTGCGATCGACAAGGCTGCCGAGCACGGCTACGGCGGCGTCTCTCCCGATCTCGGCCACCTCCGCTCCCTGGACTCCGCCGCCGCGGTCGCCGAGCACGGTGCCGCCGTGCGCGAGTGCGGTCTCGAATGGGGCATGGCGGGGCTGCCGATCGGCCTCGACGCCCCCGCCGAGGAGTTCCGCGCGCAGCTCGTCGAGCTCCCCGGCGCCCTCGCCCTGCTGAACGGCGCCGGCATCGGGCGCGTGGGCACCTGGCTGCGCCCGATGCACGACGAGCTCGACCACCGCCAGAACTGGCGCCTCCACCTGGGCCGACTCGCCCTGGTCGCGGAGATCCTCGCCGACGCGGGGATGCGGCTGGGCCTGGAGTACATCGGCCCCAAGACCTTCTGGTCCACCGAGCGCTTCCCCTTCATCCACTCGCTGCGCGAGACCCGCGAGCTCATCGCGGAGACCGGTGCGAGCAACGTGGGCCTGATCCTGGACAGCTACCACTGGTACACCGCCGGCGAGAGCGCGGCGGACCTCGAGGGCCTCACCGATGCGGACATCGTCTCGGTGGACATCAACGACGCCCGCGCCGATCGCGAGCGCGACGAGCAGCAGGACCTCGACCGCCGCCTGCCCTTCGACACGGGCGTCATCGACCTCGAGGGCTTCCTCGGCGCGGTGCACGCGGCGGGCTACACCGGGCCGGTCCTGGTGGAGCCGTTCATGAAGGAGCTCGCGGACAAGCCGGTCGACGAGGTCCTCACCGACATCGCGGCCCGTCTGGACCGCGCCGTCAGCGCGCGCTGACGGAGGGCTGCGCCCCGCGCGTCGACCGGACGAGCGGGGCCAGCAGCTCGGCCACGATCTCCGCCACGGCGATGGCGCCGTCGACCGAGTAGTGCGTGTTGTCCTCGACCCCGTCCGGGTAGAGGAGGCTGCTCCCGGCGGGCAGCTGGGTGAACAGGCTCCGGGAGGGCTCCTCGCCGAGACCCTCGATGAGGTCTCGGGTGCGCGACTGGAGGTCCAGCAGCGGCACGTCGAAGGTCTCGGCCAGGGCGAACACCGCCGCCGGGTGCTCGCCGTGG is part of the Brachybacterium ginsengisoli genome and encodes:
- a CDS encoding alpha-N-arabinofuranosidase — protein: MTDSAPAPTLASGLVGALTPTHARTSGSTGPSAAPTDGPARVVIDLDLPGATISRHLYGHFAEHLGRCIYEGFYVGEDSEIPNTRGIRDDVVEALRALQIPNLRWPGGCFADDYHWKDGIGPREQRPRMVNSHWGDIVEDNSFGTHEFMDLVELLGTEAYVNGNVGSGTVAEMSEWIEYLTRADDSPMASLRRENGRDEPWKVPFFGIGNEAWGCGGNMRAEDYAALARQYATYVRDHAGNEVTRIAAGASDHDYAWTEALMQAMKGLEKREGQAGPFQAISMHYYTMSGPWQDKGSATEFTDEEWYLTLSRAAHAEELVARHATVMDHYDPHKKVGLVFDEWGTWWNVEPGTNPGFLYQQNTVRDALVASIHFDGFHRHADRLLMANIAQTVNVLQAMILTDPDTGALVLTPTYHVFAMNAGHQDARALAAHVLLPEEVAEVDGRALPMISASASTTGSTALVSLSNLDVAEERTLVLDLRGRSVTGHTATVLTGASSAAHNTPEQPDAVAPTELADVRELEQEGRLEITLPPHSFATVELQLGE
- a CDS encoding ArsR/SmtB family transcription factor — translated: MDDDSLSRAFAALSDPTRRDLVSRLTLGDATVGELAAPYDMSLQAVSKHITVLAAAGLVTRRRDAQRRPVHLDAEVLGELTRWIDRHRLAAEARMSRLDDILHDSSSADTTERTP
- a CDS encoding SRPBCC family protein, whose amino-acid sequence is MSITEHLTTATIEADPELPLIRITRDFATSPGRLLRAHTDPELYAQWVGPESLSTRIDRWDARTGGAWAFTNIDRDSGEKYSFHGSFHEVAEGRIVQTFTFDGWPEGVSLETTRFEDLGDGWTRMLSTSLFDSFEGRGQMLGSGMEVGINEGYAALDALLASGTAPGAS
- a CDS encoding TIGR03086 family metal-binding protein; its protein translation is MSGSLTQLPPAEKYREIAAGFTAAVAGVTDWDAPTPVAEWCARDVVGHLVTWLPEMIQGGSDVRFAEGPTADEDPVGAWAHLDGQLRALFADPESGRHLHSNPHTGSDRPVPEVIDQFFTGDVFFHTWDLARSSGQDDRLDPGMVHDAYTGMSAAEEHLRPTGQFGQQQPVPADATEQERLFAFLGRDPRWTPPGA
- a CDS encoding sugar phosphate isomerase/epimerase family protein encodes the protein MFTNLSAGALGLSLDHPAAIDKAAEHGYGGVSPDLGHLRSLDSAAAVAEHGAAVRECGLEWGMAGLPIGLDAPAEEFRAQLVELPGALALLNGAGIGRVGTWLRPMHDELDHRQNWRLHLGRLALVAEILADAGMRLGLEYIGPKTFWSTERFPFIHSLRETRELIAETGASNVGLILDSYHWYTAGESAADLEGLTDADIVSVDINDARADRERDEQQDLDRRLPFDTGVIDLEGFLGAVHAAGYTGPVLVEPFMKELADKPVDEVLTDIAARLDRAVSAR